From Arachis hypogaea cultivar Tifrunner chromosome 3, arahy.Tifrunner.gnm2.J5K5, whole genome shotgun sequence:
ACAGTAGCAATAATACAAGTTACAAGAAGCaatcttttgaaaaaagaaatgATGGGCACTTTGACCATAACTGGAATATGTATTGCTATTCAATTGGCCATCATCaaattctttaatttctcttattttcttttgcCCTGTTAATAACGCAGGCCAATGCTATATAAtattagtgtttttatttttattattattattgttgtaatattttttttaatgtctgTATtcattttatttcagaaaaagTTTAAGAAAGAACAACAGTATACAAACACCATCATCTTCCAATTTTGCAGTTAAGCTTAATGAAGAAAATCATCAGCAGgtgaattaataataaattaaatcaattaatttactaagttttatttttattagaaaaaaactaagaagtacttaattaattaatatattgacTTTAATATAACTGgatttgaattttatttgttttcagttGGTGATTGACAACGGTATCGTTTCAGTAACTTTATCTATACCAGAGGGTTATGTCATTGGTGTATCCTATAACGGAATTGAGAATGTACTTGAAcctcaaaatgaagaacaagatagAGGGTATCTAATCAAATCTAAGCAAGCTACATACttcaaatcaaataaacaaatatAACGTCTTTATATTTTCAGGTACTTCGATGTTGTTTGGAATGAACCAGGAAAACGCAGTATCTTTCAAAGgtaaaaatatgtttgtattaatttatttttgtgcaCATCTTTTTTTAAGTATAAACACAAAGTCATCTTTAAATAatcatttttaattgattatattatataaaaatatagtattttttataaaataaaataatgcatgAGAAGAGAGTAGTATTTGATCACTGTCTATATTTACAAATCCATGTTTATGAATCAAATTTAGAAGGATATACTACatacaaaatacatgtttttagTGTTGTACTTGAAAATTAGAACTCACATATTAGacatgaaacaaaaaaaaattcaaaatctatatATGTTTTTGTATTTATGTGTTCATTATTCTGAAACAATAAACAAACACATCATAATTAAAATTGAGTAGAACATGTTGATGGATGCATAGTGCAGAATCCACGGGACAAATTTTTCGGTTATAGCTTCTGACGAGAATATGGTGGAGCTTTCATTTTTAAGGGCATGGACAGCTTCCATGGAGGGCTCAAATGTCCCCATTAATATAGACATAAGGTATCTACACTGTGAGTTAATAATGCTGTGAATGAATGAAGTAGTAATAGTAGTAATATTTACATATACAGGTACATTTTGCGAAGAGGTGATTCAGGATTTTATTCATATGCAATATTTGATCGGCCTGATGAAGGATTTCCAGGCGTGGAGGTTGATCAAATTAGATTTGTTTATAAGCTCTTGAAAGATAGATTCAGCTATATGGCTCTATCTAGTACGAGACAAAGAACTATGCCAACAATGAGAGACAGAGAAACAGGACAAATTCTGGCTTACCCTGAAGCCGTTCTCTTAACGAAACCAAGCAACCCTCAATTTAGAGGAGAGGTACTTTAAAAAGGACCCGTGAATGTGTAAATGATTTGAGTTGTTTTATTGTGTAATTATTTGTGTTGGTTTCAGGTGGATGACAAATACCAATACTCATGTGAGAACAGTGAAAACAACGTTCATGGATGGATTAGCCTTCAGCCTGATGAACCGATGGGTTTTTGGATAATTACTCCTTCCAATGAATTCCGCAATGGTGGCCCCATCAAGCAAGACCTCACTTCTCACGTTGGCCCCTTCACTCTTTCTATGTTTGTCAGCACTCACTATGCTGGCAAAGAAGTAACCATGTCTTTCCAACAAGGCGACACTTATAAAAAGGTTTTTGGACCTGTTTTTGTCTATCTTAACTCTGCTTCAATCTCCGATGATCCCTTGTCTCTTTGGTCAGATGCTATTAACCAGGTTTCTCTCTtacatattaattattatttgagggtgaaaataatttcaataattaattatttatttttttattattagctcTCCAAAGAAGTCGAAGCCTGGCCTTACGATTTTCCACTATCACCAGATTACTTTCCACCCGATCAACGAGGAACAGTGTTAGGAAGATTGTTAGTCCAAGATTGGTACAAAAATTTGATACAATGTTTTTCATatgtttattttttctatttaatttcacACCATAACTTATATAAAATGTAGCAGGTGTGTTAAGGGTGGGAGATTGCAGTATGCTAACAATGCTTATGTTGGCCTAGCATTACCTGGAGATGCAGGATCATGGCAGAAAGAGAGCAAGGTACATTTCCATTATTCGAATTTCATTTCTTGAATGAATAAATATGTCATTCAATTATCACATGCAGGGTTACCAATTTTGGACTCAAGCTGATTCCAAAGGATACTTTGCAATTAAAAATGTTGTACCTGGGGATTATAACTTGTATGCTTGGGTACCTGGCTTTATTGGTGATTACAAATATAATTCTACAATCACAATAACACCAGGTACAATTAAATTATCTTATTACATTATCATCATGTATATTATGATGATTACCTCaactaaaaaatagaatttcTTTTGAACATTTAGGAGGAGTCATCAAATTGGATCAACTTGTATATAGTCCTCCTAGAAATGGACCAACCATATGGGAAATTGGTATCCCAGACAGAACAGCCGTAGAGTTCTACGTACCAGATCCTTACCCTACTCTCATGAACAAATTATACACTGAACAACGCAAAGACAAGTCAGTTCATAACATGctccaactatatatatatatatattctgcaCATTCTTTTTTCTCTCCATTTTAGTGTTTGTTTTTTTGACAGGTTTAGGCAATATGGGTTGTGGGAACGTTATTCTGACATGTATCCAAATGAAGATCTTGTTTACACTGTTGGTGTCAACAAGTACAATAGGGATTGGTTTTATGCCCATGTTACAAGGTAATAGTTAATTAAGTTCTGTCCATAACTATATAGATTATAGCGAATAACATTGATGTGACGATGAATGCAGGAATATGGGGAATAAGACATACGAACCAACAACGTGGCAAATTATATTTGAACATCGCAATGACATAATAGAAGGGAATTACACACTACAATTAGCCCTAGCATCTGCTGCTGATGCTGAACTTCAGGTACATGATTTTCTGTCACCAAATTATGGCTCTGTTTTATGCTATGCACACTATTAGTAACGTGTTTTTTTATGTTTGATGATCAGGTTCGATTCAATGATCCAAGTGTTTATCCTGCCCACTTTGGAACAGGGCCAATAGGAGGAGATAATGCCATAGCAAGACATGGAATCCATGGATTGCATAGGCTGTATAGTATTGATGTGCCTAGTCATCATTTTGTGAAAGGAAAGAATATCATTTATCTGAGACAGTCTAGAGCTATAAACCAATTTCAAGGAGTTATGTATGATTATATCCGTTTAGAAAGACCACCAAACCCAACCAATTGATTTATTGTGTCTCTACCTTTTTGTGGACACAGTAAATGGAGCTTTGTAATTAATTAGACTTTAGCATTGCAATTAATTTGtacaatagaataataaaaatgtcgATTTTTAATTTTCAACTTAGTTTCAACTGTCAATACAGAATTGTTATCTTGTGATAATTATAACTTGATACAACACGAAGAATTTCAGGAACCATAATAGTATAGGCTTCCAAtactatttcttttaaaatatatttatcaaacttaataaaaaaaatagttgaaactcaatatatttttataaatataaggtCTCAAATTTTGGCGTAATTTTCTTATCAATTCATACTTTTATATTATTGCGAAGTTGATTATTCCTTCTCCATGTCCCATTGCTTTCCCAAAATTTCACTCTATTAAAGCCAATGGAGAAGGAACAATCAACTTTGCAATAATATAAAAGTACGAATTGGATCAAAAAAAGTGGTCTGTTCCCCACCACGATTCTTCTGGCTTCTGAGGTGTTCTACACTTCTGCTGGTGAATGCTAGCCTACACCTGTCCAATTGAGGTGGTTGGCACAGGCTTATGACTTTCATGTTGCTTTTCGGTTTAACCCCGATacgtttcttttattttattatgacaAGCATAGTTAGTATTAGTAACACTACAAAAACTCCCCAAATAAAATGAGGTTTTCTGTTTTGATCATTTGGTCCTGTCTGCTTTgaagcttttttttttgtttttcacggTATTTTCTAAAGAATGTCCAGGCAGGGCAGCCCAACCCGAACCAAGCTTCGCTTCAGGCCCCGTCCAGCAGCCCAACTTTCCGCAATCTTCATCTTCTTTGTCGTAGTTCCAACTTCTTATCCCCTTTTAACGCCTAATAATTCACCGCTAATTGACACGGTACTTATCACTTTATTGTATGAATAGATTGAGTCCCAAAAGAGTAGGTGCTCTGTCAAAATACTTCAAAGATCTTCTCATCCGGGATCTGGCCTGGACGCAGCACCATGATTTCGAAATTTAATTCATCACAGCTTATTTTTGGTCTCAAATATTGCAATAGGATTTCTTCAAACTATTTCCCACAATACACAACCCAACATATTGGCCCATTAACAAGCCCAGCCGAGTGGCGCAGTATGAACCAAAAATATATGTTCTCATTTTCCCCCACAAGGAATGCATAAAACGATAATATGCGCTGGGTCGAAACAGCAAAAAGTGGCAGGCGTACCATCCACCTCAATTGGACAGGTGTAGGCTAGCATTCACTATGTTGTGTAGAAAGAGCTAATAAATTTGTGTTGCTCTTTCGCTTTCGCACCAAAGTGATTCCTCGAGAACCAACATACATATTAAACAAGCAAGGTGTTTCTGGTTCAGACAGAAATGGAGCATCCAAGAAAGGCTTTTGGTTGGGCAGCTAGGGACGCATCTGGCATTCTCTCCCCCTTCAACTTCTCAAGAAGGTACTATTCTGTGGCTTTTAAGTTCTTTTCACGGTAACATGCCTGCTAACACACTCTACTCTCTGCAGGGAAACTGGAGACAAAGATGTTACTTTCAAAGTGCTCTACTGTGGGATATGCCACTCAGATCTCCACATGCTCAAGAACGAATGGGGCAACTCCACTTACCCCTTAGTACCTGGGTATCTATCTACGAATAAatgctaataaataaaaaaaataatattggatTATTGTCATTCTAATTTGAGTATCAAATTATATATAGGCATGAGATTGTGGGGATAGTAACAGAGGTGGGAAGTAAGGTAGAAAAGTTCAAGGTTGGAGACAAGGTGGGAGTTGGGTGCATGGTCCAATCCTGCCGCAACTGCCAAAACTGCGCTCACGATCTTGAAAACTACTGTCCACAAATGGTCCTCACGTACGGCGCCAAGAACGTTGATGACACCATCACCTATGGAGGTTACTCAGATTTCATGGTTGCCGATGAACACTTTGTGATCCGAATTCCGGATGCCCTGCCTCTTGACTGTGCCGCTCCTCTCCTCTGTGCCGGCATCACTGTGTACAGCCCCATGATATATTTTGGGCTCAACAAGCCCGGTCTGCATTTGGGCGTGGTTGGGCTGGGCGGGTTAGGCCATATGGCTGTGAAGTTCGCTAAAGCCTTTGGGATGGAGGTGAGTGTGATTAGCTCTTCTCCCGGTAAGAAAAATGAAGCCATTGAACATCTTGGAGCCGATTCGTTTGTGCTTAGCACTGACCAACATCAGATGAAGGTAATTAAATAACTAACAAACTAAACTCTTTGAAACGTGATTTATTGTGAATAAGTAATAGATGGAACTTTTGTTCTGTGTATCCACCAGGCTGCAATGGGCACCTTGGATGGTATTATTGACACAGTTTCTGCGGTTCACCCTTTGGTTCCTTTGATTGGTCTGTTGAAGTCTCATGGGAAGATTATCATGGTTGGTGCACCAGAGAAGCCTCTAGAGCTACCCGTCTTTCCTTTAATTATGGGTTAGTCCATCATAGTACAATCATAATCATGCCTTCTGTCTCTAATATTCAAGGCCGGTAAAATTAAaacttcaaaaatttaaaattttgactgAGGTTAATCAAAATCtgagaatatataataaaattaaataataaatttttaaattagttaacaTGTGTTTTTAAGATCACTgcttaaaattattaattgaaatttttttatataaaaaactattaacattaattatatatatttctaaGACACCTgatagttaaattttaaaataatatatttatataaaattttaaagatttttttgttttataaattttttgaattagTCAACTATATAAAGGATTCAAATAATTTACAGATCATGTCATATTTTTAATTCTTGACTAATTTTTTAGCAATCGAATTTTAACCAACGTCTACACCAAATAAATGACAAAATTTCAATTACGTCAGTTTTGTTACCCTATCCATCCAGTTCTCAGAACATTGGATTTCATGATTGTTAAAACGACGATGTTAATTACAAATGTTATATGTGTTTTTGTAGGGAGAAAGTTAGTAGCTGGGAGTTGCATTGGAGGGATTAAAGAGACACAAGAGATGATTGATTTTGCTGCCAAACATGGTGTTAAACCTCACATTGAGGTTATCCCTATCGATTATGTGAACACAGCAATGGAGCGTCTCCTCAAAGCGGATGTGAAGTATAGATTTGTCATTGACATTGGAAACACATTGAAGCCAAGTTCTTAATAAATTTACGTCATTCATGTATCAAAGAGTGAACTTAGGagaattattttcttaattatgcATCATgaagtattaaaataaaataaaaacagtggTCCATGAGTTTTAAaatgaagaaatttatttttgcaTTAATAAAAATGTTTGTTATATTACTAAGttatctttttctttgttattcattttctttttcatccaCCTTTATTCTTTATTCTTTATACCCTAGATAATTCTTTATAAACATATAATTTTGAGTTACCTTTATTATTTATTACTGATACAAAATTTATAGAGTAATACCCCAAATCAGTCTCTAAAAAATTTTGGACCGGACACTTTAGTCCCCAAggaataaaaatatccaaattgatTCCCAACATTAAACACCGTTAGTCATTGTAGTCCTCGTCCGTCAAAAGCTAACGTCCGCTGCTGAGGTGTAGCGTTAAGTTTTCCACGTGACCGTTAAGTGCTAGGTGGAGCGAAGAGGACAATTCAGTCCCTGTAGTCACAACCCTAGTAACGTCAATTTGGGGGAGACCACGACGCTGCGTTTTGTATATGAAGGTGTAGAGGtcttcattcattttcttctttaaatcCTGCATGAATTTGAAACCCTAAGAAGTTGATTCCTCTAGAAAATACATCACAGCTATAATGTCACACAGTATAGGAAGCACCTTGGCATCAAATGGTCGTCGATGGAGAGCAACCCACGCCGGAGCTGATAACCCAGGCATGGAAACATGTGAAATCCCCAAAGGACAGCACCCAAAATGTGGATGTGGATTGTATGCAATCGTATCGAAGTCAAGGACTCCTGATAATCCGGGGAGACTGTTCTTTGGTTGCCCAAAATACAAGGTTAGATTTTAATTAGATAGTGGTTTGGAAAATCATTGTTGATGTATTTGTTTGTGGACTGGTTCTGagcaaaaagataattttttttaagcagAAAAAACAAATCCACTGCAATTTATTTGTATGGTTTGAATCAGTTTTTGACTTTGATTACAAAAAAGTTGGTGTGAAAAAGATGACTGAACTTCATGGCATAAGTGGTGATAATGGATGGGTTGAAGAGAGATTTTTGGAGCTTGAAAACAGGATAGGGACACTGGAGAAACATCATAATTCAGTGTCAAAAATTGATTGGAAAAGCAAAACGTTTAATGTTGTTGTATTTGTTATAGGTTTATGGATGATAAGTTGGCTTTGTTTAACCAAGCACTCTGGAAAATGTTAGTAGTTTAGGCTTGGATGTGAATTGACTGAGTTGTATATTTCTTTGATAAAGTCCTGATGAATGAAAAAAAGCAATAATTTGTTTACGGAGAGTGCAAATCTATTTGTACGATGAATTTATTCTACTTCAACAATCAATGATGAGTGACTTACCATGTATTAGCAAATATCTAAGTAAGAAATGAAAAACCAAACAGCAaccatcatagattaaggtatctAAGTAATACATGTAAAACCTTGTGCTAATAAGTGTAATTGTCTCAATGATGAGTGACTTACCATGTATTAGCAAATATCTAAGTAAGAAATGAAAAACCAAACAGCAACCATCATAGATTAAAGTATCTAAGTAATTCATGTAAAACCTTGTGCTAATAAGTGTAATTGTCTCAAGAAGCCTATTCTTGGCAATGATAATTCCATCAAAATGTGTTCCAAAACAAAACAACAAGTTTATCCTGATCCTACCAAAATACTCATGCATGAAGCAAAACAAAGGATCAAGTTTATCCTAATTCAACTAACATACTACTTAAAAGGTATTTCAGACCACATGATTACATTTTAAAATTTCCTAAACAACACTTAAGAGTAGGCCTTGATATATGTTGGTTCATTTCTTCCTCGGAGCCTTGAAACCAGGATTGGGTATGAACTGGAACATCCTTGATGCAGTTCCCTCACTTGCAGCAGACATTGTTTCATGTGAGATGCCCTGAAGGGTTTGATATAGTTGAATTGGTGGTGGGGTGCTTGACGGAATTGGTGGGTTCATTATGTGAGGTGGCCTGATGATGTGTGTCACCAAAAACAGGCCTAGCAGAATTTGATGTACCTCCCTTGGCCCTAGTATATTTTTGTCCTCCGGAATTGGGCTGATCAGTATTTGTTGTTGTATAGGTTTGGGCCTTGCATTAACAGGTCTGGGCCCAACAGTGTTTGGTCCTTCAGAATTGGGCTGATCAGTTCTATTTTCTGCAGATTTTGACTTACCAGCCCTATTGGTCATATCAGTTTTTGCTCCACCAACATTGTTGGGTCCACTAGAACTTCTTCCAGCACTTCGTAAAACATAACttctttgggttttccttggagCACTTGGGTTTGTTATCGTGCTTCTCTTCCTCACCTTCTTCTTGGAGACTAACTtactctctattttcttctttgtcTTCTTCCTCACAACTACACAATCTTCTTCACTATCATCCTCCATTCCTAGTGGAGGTGGTCTGTATGGCTTGTCCTCCGTGCTCTCATACCCGTCATCGCTAGAGTCATCATCACCTTCAGTTGTACAAGCTCAAAATCTGAATCATCCAACGGAGTGTCCATTATTGGGTGATCAAAGTAAAGGTGAAACTCATCAGTCTTTCTGTTCTTCTGTTTATTCTCTCGCAACTCATTTATCTCCTTATCTCCATTAATTGGGTGTAATCCAGACTCAAAGTCTGAAGTAGCAGGATCAAACCAATACATTGTCTTGTAATCACTGTATCCTAGTCCTTTGAACaaagtttgaagatcaaagaagcaaATGAGGTCAATATCCATCTTAAAAAATCTCTCAATCTTTCCATCTGTATAGCATAACACCTTTATTATCCCTTATAATATTGCCTCCATGGTGGAACACAGGAACCACCATATCCTCCATCTGCAATATATGGTGAAAACAATATTAACTTCATAAATTACATACACCACAAAcccaaaaatgaaaaagaagattaattttcaatttcataAATTACTCTATTTAACTATTCTAAATAAGCATCATACATAATCAGGTATAATCCTGGGCTACAAAGATACAATGCAATAAAACACAAGAACCATATAATCATATAATAAGAGCACACTTTGTTGAAGATGCTCTGCTATTACTAACGAAAACATATTAATACCTACTCAAAATTTGATTAACCATGTACTATAATAAACACCTTCAATATTTGCAGTAAGCACTACATTCTTGGTTTCGGGGGGTTACCTTGGTGAACGCGACTAATGCTTGATCAACAATCGAACCTTTCCACTATTTTGCTCCTATGCTTTG
This genomic window contains:
- the LOC112791712 gene encoding probable mannitol dehydrogenase, with the protein product MEHPRKAFGWAARDASGILSPFNFSRRETGDKDVTFKVLYCGICHSDLHMLKNEWGNSTYPLVPGHEIVGIVTEVGSKVEKFKVGDKVGVGCMVQSCRNCQNCAHDLENYCPQMVLTYGAKNVDDTITYGGYSDFMVADEHFVIRIPDALPLDCAAPLLCAGITVYSPMIYFGLNKPGLHLGVVGLGGLGHMAVKFAKAFGMEVSVISSSPGKKNEAIEHLGADSFVLSTDQHQMKAAMGTLDGIIDTVSAVHPLVPLIGLLKSHGKIIMVGAPEKPLELPVFPLIMGRKLVAGSCIGGIKETQEMIDFAAKHGVKPHIEVIPIDYVNTAMERLLKADVKYRFVIDIGNTLKPSS
- the LOC112791711 gene encoding uncharacterized protein isoform X2 codes for the protein MVELSFLRAWTASMEGSNVPINIDIRYILRRGDSGFYSYAIFDRPDEGFPGVEVDQIRFVYKLLKDRFSYMALSSTRQRTMPTMRDRETGQILAYPEAVLLTKPSNPQFRGEVDDKYQYSCENSENNVHGWISLQPDEPMGFWIITPSNEFRNGGPIKQDLTSHVGPFTLSMFVSTHYAGKEVTMSFQQGDTYKKVFGPVFVYLNSASISDDPLSLWSDAINQLSKEVEAWPYDFPLSPDYFPPDQRGTVLGRLLVQDWCVKGGRLQYANNAYVGLALPGDAGSWQKESKGYQFWTQADSKGYFAIKNVVPGDYNLYAWVPGFIGDYKYNSTITITPGGVIKLDQLVYSPPRNGPTIWEIGIPDRTAVEFYVPDPYPTLMNKLYTEQRKDKFRQYGLWERYSDMYPNEDLVYTVGVNKYNRDWFYAHVTRNMGNKTYEPTTWQIIFEHRNDIIEGNYTLQLALASAADAELQVRFNDPSVYPAHFGTGPIGGDNAIARHGIHGLHRLYSIDVPSHHFVKGKNIIYLRQSRAINQFQGVMYDYIRLERPPNPTN
- the LOC112791711 gene encoding uncharacterized protein isoform X1; translation: MTMQLCFFFLLLLGASSSDKTTLRKSLRKNNSIQTPSSSNFAVKLNEENHQQLVIDNGIVSVTLSIPEGYVIGVSYNGIENVLEPQNEEQDRGYFDVVWNEPGKRSIFQRIHGTNFSVIASDENMVELSFLRAWTASMEGSNVPINIDIRYILRRGDSGFYSYAIFDRPDEGFPGVEVDQIRFVYKLLKDRFSYMALSSTRQRTMPTMRDRETGQILAYPEAVLLTKPSNPQFRGEVDDKYQYSCENSENNVHGWISLQPDEPMGFWIITPSNEFRNGGPIKQDLTSHVGPFTLSMFVSTHYAGKEVTMSFQQGDTYKKVFGPVFVYLNSASISDDPLSLWSDAINQLSKEVEAWPYDFPLSPDYFPPDQRGTVLGRLLVQDWCVKGGRLQYANNAYVGLALPGDAGSWQKESKGYQFWTQADSKGYFAIKNVVPGDYNLYAWVPGFIGDYKYNSTITITPGGVIKLDQLVYSPPRNGPTIWEIGIPDRTAVEFYVPDPYPTLMNKLYTEQRKDKFRQYGLWERYSDMYPNEDLVYTVGVNKYNRDWFYAHVTRNMGNKTYEPTTWQIIFEHRNDIIEGNYTLQLALASAADAELQVRFNDPSVYPAHFGTGPIGGDNAIARHGIHGLHRLYSIDVPSHHFVKGKNIIYLRQSRAINQFQGVMYDYIRLERPPNPTN